One Mycobacterium marseillense DNA window includes the following coding sequences:
- a CDS encoding replication initiator, which yields MLPGLPSTVDPGPVIAQMLRRAASPGFGSWWHRAESVGFCAHPIQLSGADTAGRSHTVWTRCNNRRHAVCPSCSDLYARDTWQLVHAGAAGGHHDIPVEVAARPQVFATMTAPSYGAVHNATGTPCHTARNRSADRCRHGTPLRCNATHHVDDPVVGQPLCHECYDYLGHVLFTWHLPELWRRFTIALRRAVSTHLKTVGVKPGSVRVSFVKVVELQARAIPHIHALIRLDPPPADNDTPGSGDHDRHGPAAAGGGGEPRPVTDQHTNWSSPIIPADLAALIQRAARHVRIDIDAGDRGPTQGGLRTLRFGAQTDTQPLAPETTAAANDSTINDTAGTSVSRLSPRRVAAYLAKYVTKSLHDFGITARRLTAEAIRDLDITEHIRAILATIAELAEHTASAGPSLVGIGRWLHTLGYRGHITTKSRHYSTTMGALRAARATWTRHQMTKRSGQQGDTQPSRSGQHVTGAAGDRHEPIDTDEMLWEFDRAGHTSAGDRVLVISAALRHIGARITGITESQAVATRIPPNPHGAG from the coding sequence CCGGGCGTAGCCACACCGTGTGGACACGCTGCAACAACCGCCGTCACGCGGTGTGCCCATCATGCTCAGACCTCTACGCCCGCGACACCTGGCAACTCGTGCACGCCGGAGCCGCCGGCGGCCATCACGACATACCCGTTGAGGTCGCGGCCCGACCGCAAGTGTTCGCCACCATGACCGCGCCCAGTTACGGGGCGGTGCACAACGCCACCGGCACACCCTGCCACACCGCACGGAACAGGTCGGCGGACCGTTGCCGGCACGGAACACCCTTGCGCTGCAACGCCACCCACCATGTCGATGACCCCGTGGTGGGGCAACCGCTGTGCCACGAGTGCTACGACTACCTCGGGCATGTCTTGTTCACCTGGCATCTGCCCGAACTGTGGCGGCGCTTCACCATCGCACTACGGCGAGCCGTCTCGACGCACCTGAAAACAGTTGGCGTCAAGCCCGGTTCGGTGCGGGTCAGCTTCGTCAAAGTCGTTGAACTGCAAGCCCGCGCCATCCCCCATATCCACGCGCTGATCCGCCTCGACCCGCCACCGGCCGACAACGACACCCCAGGATCGGGTGACCACGATCGTCACGGCCCCGCCGCCGCCGGGGGTGGTGGGGAGCCCCGTCCGGTAACCGACCAGCACACCAACTGGTCGTCACCGATCATCCCCGCCGACCTAGCCGCGCTGATCCAGCGCGCCGCCCGCCACGTCCGCATCGACATAGACGCCGGCGACCGCGGCCCCACCCAGGGCGGCTTGCGCACCCTACGATTCGGCGCCCAGACCGACACCCAACCATTGGCACCCGAAACCACGGCAGCCGCAAACGATTCCACAATCAACGACACCGCGGGCACTTCGGTATCGCGGCTCTCGCCGCGCCGGGTCGCGGCCTACCTGGCCAAATACGTCACCAAATCCCTACACGACTTCGGCATCACCGCCCGTCGCCTCACCGCCGAAGCAATCCGCGACCTCGACATCACCGAACACATACGCGCGATCCTGGCCACCATCGCCGAACTCGCCGAACACACTGCATCCGCAGGCCCGTCGTTGGTGGGAATCGGACGCTGGCTGCACACCCTGGGCTACCGCGGCCACATCACCACCAAATCCCGGCACTACTCAACCACCATGGGCGCCCTACGCGCCGCCCGCGCCACCTGGACCCGCCACCAGATGACCAAACGATCAGGGCAACAGGGCGATACCCAACCATCCCGCTCGGGCCAACACGTGACCGGTGCCGCTGGTGATCGACACGAACCGATTGACACCGACGAGATGCTGTGGGAGTTCGACCGCGCAGGACACACCAGCGCCGGAGATCGCGTCCTGGTCATCTCCGCAGCCCTGCGCCACATCGGCGCTCGGATCACTGGCATCACCGAATCCCAGGCTGTCGCCACCCGCATCCCGCCAAACCCACACGGGGCAGGGTGA
- a CDS encoding recombinase family protein: MSRRKTTAQRVGVESAAIYARISADVEGAGLGVARQLEDCRKLAADRGWPVGAEYVDNDVSAFSGKPRREYARMLADLQSGARDAVIVYNLDRLHRRPVELEEFVALCESVGVRDVATVTADIDLGNDDGLFMARIFAAFAAKESGRKSARIRRRMLQNAEQGRPHGSVRPFGYEPDKITVREPEAAVVREMVDRYLAGASIRSLTMWLNDSGIAPAASKSWRTSAVRQILCSGRIAGLREHHGQVIGEAAWPAIITPAQRDQVLARMTARALAKTRAPRTYLLSGLLRCGRCGNRLYSQARHVNPENRVRRYVCLSGPDQGGCGRLTVVAQPVEELLTDAVLTRLDSPALADALAGRASVDADVAALSARLDADTTRLDELAALYANGAVTAREWIAARDPIIARIAETRRAIAAATDTTDVQELAGTGRLLRLQWDSLDIDRQQAVIRSVLDHAVIAPGTPGSRSLDIARVRPVWRT, from the coding sequence ATGTCGCGCCGGAAAACCACTGCTCAGCGGGTCGGTGTCGAATCTGCGGCAATCTACGCTCGCATCTCCGCTGATGTTGAGGGCGCTGGATTAGGGGTCGCTCGTCAGTTGGAGGATTGCCGCAAGCTGGCCGCCGATCGGGGCTGGCCGGTCGGGGCTGAGTATGTCGACAACGACGTGTCGGCCTTCTCCGGTAAACCGCGCCGCGAGTACGCACGGATGCTGGCCGATCTGCAGTCGGGTGCGCGGGATGCGGTGATCGTTTACAACTTGGATCGGTTGCATCGCCGCCCGGTGGAGCTGGAAGAGTTCGTCGCGTTGTGTGAATCGGTAGGAGTGCGCGACGTGGCCACCGTGACCGCCGATATCGATCTGGGCAATGATGACGGGTTGTTCATGGCCCGGATTTTCGCCGCGTTCGCCGCCAAAGAGTCCGGACGCAAATCCGCGCGCATCCGCCGCAGGATGTTGCAGAACGCCGAACAAGGACGCCCGCACGGCTCGGTGCGCCCGTTCGGCTACGAACCCGACAAGATCACCGTGCGTGAGCCGGAGGCCGCCGTGGTGCGCGAGATGGTGGACCGGTATCTGGCGGGGGCCTCGATCCGCTCATTGACGATGTGGCTCAACGATTCCGGCATCGCGCCGGCGGCATCAAAGTCGTGGCGGACCTCAGCGGTACGCCAAATCCTATGCTCGGGTCGCATCGCGGGACTGCGCGAGCATCACGGCCAAGTCATCGGTGAGGCCGCGTGGCCAGCGATCATCACCCCGGCACAGCGGGACCAGGTATTGGCCCGCATGACCGCCCGCGCGCTTGCCAAGACCCGCGCCCCGCGCACCTACCTGCTGTCGGGGTTGCTGCGCTGCGGGCGCTGCGGCAACCGGTTGTATTCCCAAGCCCGCCATGTCAATCCCGAGAACCGGGTGCGCCGCTATGTGTGCTTATCCGGCCCGGATCAGGGCGGCTGCGGCCGTCTGACGGTCGTGGCCCAACCCGTCGAAGAGCTGTTGACCGACGCGGTGCTGACCCGGCTGGACTCTCCGGCTCTGGCCGATGCGTTGGCGGGCAGGGCCAGCGTGGATGCCGATGTGGCGGCGTTGTCGGCCCGGCTCGACGCCGACACTACCCGTTTGGATGAGCTGGCCGCGCTGTATGCGAACGGTGCCGTGACCGCGCGGGAATGGATCGCCGCACGTGACCCGATCATCGCTCGTATCGCCGAAACACGCCGAGCGATCGCGGCCGCGACCGATACCACCGATGTGCAGGAGTTGGCCGGCACCGGGCGTCTGCTCCGACTGCAGTGGGACAGCTTGGACATTGACCGTCAACAGGCAGTCATCAGATCGGTGCTCGATCACGCCGTCATCGCTCCGGGGACCCCTGGGTCGCGCAGCCTGGATATCGCCCGGGTGCGACCGGTGTGGCGGACCTGA
- the hisS gene encoding histidine--tRNA ligase codes for MPDFAAPKGVPDYVPPDSAQFVAVRDGLLGAARRAGYGDIELPIFEDTALFARGVGESTDVVSKEMYTFADRGDRSVTLRPEGTAGVVRAVIEHGLDRGALPVKLCYAGPFFRYERPQAGRYRQLQQVGVEAIGVDDPALDAEVIAIADAGFRSLGLDGFRLEITSLGDDSCRPQYRELLQEFLFGLDLDEETQRRARLNPLRVLDDKRPQVKAMTADAPVLLDHLSDAAKQHFDTVLAHLDALGVPYVINPRMVRGLDYYTKTTFEFVHDGLGAQSGIGGGGRYDGLMRELGGQDLSGIGFGLGVDRTLLALRAEGKSVGETTRCDVFGVPLSEQAKLRLAVLAGQLRAAGVRVDLAYGDRGLKGAMRAADRSGARVALVLGDRDIEAGTVGVKDLGTGKQSAVATESVVADVLARLDR; via the coding sequence GTGCCTGACTTTGCTGCCCCCAAGGGGGTGCCCGACTACGTCCCGCCGGACTCGGCGCAGTTCGTCGCCGTGCGCGACGGCTTGCTCGGCGCCGCCCGCCGCGCCGGGTACGGCGACATCGAGCTGCCGATCTTCGAGGACACCGCCCTGTTCGCCCGCGGCGTCGGCGAATCCACCGACGTGGTGTCCAAGGAGATGTATACGTTCGCCGACCGTGGCGACCGTTCGGTGACGCTGCGGCCCGAGGGGACCGCCGGCGTGGTGCGTGCCGTCATCGAACACGGGCTGGACCGTGGCGCACTGCCCGTCAAACTCTGTTACGCGGGACCATTTTTCCGCTACGAGCGCCCGCAGGCCGGCCGGTATCGCCAGCTGCAGCAGGTCGGCGTGGAGGCGATCGGCGTCGACGACCCGGCCCTGGACGCCGAGGTCATCGCGATCGCCGACGCGGGATTCCGGTCGCTCGGGCTCGACGGGTTCCGGCTCGAGATCACCTCGCTGGGGGACGACAGCTGTCGACCACAATATCGGGAACTGTTGCAGGAGTTCCTGTTTGGTCTTGACCTCGACGAGGAAACCCAGCGACGCGCGCGGCTGAATCCACTTCGCGTGCTCGACGACAAACGACCGCAGGTGAAGGCCATGACGGCGGATGCGCCGGTGTTGCTCGACCACCTGTCCGACGCGGCCAAGCAGCACTTCGACACCGTGCTGGCGCACCTGGACGCGCTCGGGGTCCCGTACGTCATCAACCCGCGCATGGTGCGCGGGTTGGACTACTACACCAAGACCACGTTCGAGTTCGTGCACGACGGTCTGGGCGCGCAGTCGGGCATCGGCGGCGGCGGCCGCTACGACGGCCTGATGCGCGAGCTCGGCGGACAAGACCTGTCCGGCATCGGATTTGGGCTCGGCGTGGACCGGACGCTGCTGGCGCTGCGGGCGGAGGGCAAGAGCGTCGGGGAGACCACCCGCTGCGACGTCTTCGGCGTGCCGCTGAGCGAGCAGGCCAAGCTGCGGCTGGCGGTGCTGGCCGGTCAACTGCGGGCCGCCGGTGTGCGCGTCGACCTCGCCTACGGCGACCGCGGGCTCAAGGGCGCGATGCGCGCGGCCGACCGATCGGGCGCCCGGGTCGCCCTGGTGCTGGGAGACCGCGATATCGAGGCCGGCACGGTCGGGGTGAAGGACCTGGGGACGGGGAAGCAGTCGGCCGTCGCTACGGAGTCGGTCGTCGCCGACGTGCTCGCCCGGCTCGATCGGTAA
- a CDS encoding MBL fold metallo-hydrolase, whose product MLITGFPAGMLQCNCYVLAERPGTDAVIVDPGQRVMAPLRRILDENRLTPAAVLLTHGHIDHMWSAQKVSDTYGCPTYIHPEDRFMLKDPIYGLGPRLAQLAAGAFWREPKQVVELDRDGDKLDLGSVTVNVDHTPGHTRGSVVFRVTGDKDVVFTGDTLFERSVGRTDLFGGSGRDLLTSIVDKLLVLDDTTVVLPGHGNATTIGAERRLNPFLEGL is encoded by the coding sequence GTGTTGATCACCGGATTTCCCGCCGGCATGTTGCAGTGCAACTGCTACGTGCTGGCCGAGCGGCCAGGAACGGACGCCGTCATCGTGGATCCGGGGCAGCGGGTGATGGCCCCGCTGCGGCGCATCCTCGACGAAAACCGGCTGACGCCGGCCGCGGTGCTGCTCACCCACGGGCACATCGACCACATGTGGTCGGCGCAGAAGGTCTCCGACACCTACGGTTGCCCGACCTACATCCATCCCGAGGACCGGTTCATGCTCAAAGACCCGATCTACGGCCTGGGCCCGCGCCTGGCGCAGCTGGCGGCGGGCGCCTTCTGGCGCGAGCCCAAGCAGGTCGTCGAGCTCGACCGCGACGGCGACAAGCTCGACCTGGGCAGCGTGACCGTCAACGTCGACCACACCCCCGGCCACACCCGCGGATCGGTGGTGTTCCGGGTCACCGGGGACAAGGATGTGGTGTTCACCGGCGACACGCTGTTCGAGCGGTCGGTCGGCCGTACCGACCTGTTCGGCGGCAGCGGTCGCGACCTGCTGACCTCGATCGTCGACAAGCTCCTGGTGCTCGACGACACGACGGTGGTGCTGCCGGGGCATGGCAACGCCACCACCATCGGCGCCGAGCGGCGCCTCAACCCCTTCCTCGAAGGCCTGTAG
- a CDS encoding peptidylprolyl isomerase: MPTNEQRRANAKRKLERQLERRAKQAKTRRIVLIAAGAIVAVAVVVAVVLTIVNTKHEQKSNTAASTTTSASAPESTTPAGPAPSAPPLPAFKPSAEVGANCQYPATPEPAAKEVKPPRTGKVPTDPAQVSVSMVTNQGHVGLMLANNESPCTVNSFASLVGQKYFDNTKCHRLTTSPGLGVLQCGDPKGQGTGGPGYQFANEYPTDQYPPNDPKAQEPVLYPRGTLAMANAGPGTNGSQFFMVYKDSQLPPQYTVFGTIQPDGLATLDKIAKAGVAGDGEDGAPANEVTITSVLLD; this comes from the coding sequence GTGCCGACCAACGAACAACGACGTGCCAACGCCAAGCGCAAGCTCGAACGCCAGCTGGAGCGGCGCGCGAAGCAGGCCAAGACTCGCCGGATCGTGCTGATCGCGGCCGGCGCGATCGTGGCGGTGGCCGTGGTCGTGGCGGTGGTCCTGACGATCGTCAACACCAAGCACGAACAGAAGAGCAACACCGCGGCGTCCACCACCACCAGCGCCAGCGCGCCCGAGTCCACGACGCCTGCCGGGCCGGCGCCGTCCGCCCCGCCGTTGCCGGCGTTCAAGCCGTCGGCCGAGGTGGGCGCCAACTGTCAGTACCCGGCAACGCCGGAGCCGGCGGCCAAGGAGGTCAAGCCGCCGCGGACCGGCAAGGTGCCGACCGATCCGGCGCAGGTGAGCGTCAGCATGGTGACCAACCAGGGCCACGTCGGCCTGATGCTGGCCAACAACGAATCGCCTTGCACGGTCAACAGTTTCGCGAGCCTGGTCGGCCAGAAGTACTTCGACAACACCAAATGCCACCGGCTGACCACGTCGCCGGGGCTGGGCGTCTTGCAGTGCGGCGACCCCAAGGGCCAGGGCACGGGCGGCCCGGGCTACCAATTCGCCAACGAATACCCGACCGACCAGTACCCGCCGAATGACCCCAAGGCGCAGGAGCCCGTCCTCTACCCGCGCGGCACCCTGGCCATGGCCAACGCCGGGCCCGGCACCAACGGCAGCCAATTCTTCATGGTCTACAAGGACTCCCAGCTGCCCCCGCAATACACCGTGTTCGGCACCATCCAGCCCGACGGGCTGGCCACCCTGGACAAGATCGCCAAGGCGGGCGTCGCCGGCGACGGCGAGGACGGGGCACCCGCCAACGAGGTAACCATCACCTCGGTGTTGCTCGACTGA
- a CDS encoding protein kinase domain-containing protein has translation MAAKSFGQYQLLEVLGRGGMGQVYRAYDATTDRVVALKVLPSNLAEDLEFQQRFRREARIAASLNDPHVVPIHGYGEIDGQLYVDMRLIEGRDLVDYIAENGGRLSPERAVAVVEQVAAALDSAHEAGLIHRDIKPKNILVTRARDFVYLIDFGIARSTADTSLTQTGHTMGTVAYMAPERFRGTTDHRADVYSLACVLQECLTGKRPFPGESLEEQLNAHLSIPPPQPSAAVPGVPPALDAVVARGMAKDAEHRYQSVMELAGAARAGLAGAPPPPAAPPPIPGAPPPYHPPTHSRRLLIGIVGASALALAAVVALVIALVAQSDGPDGSQASSAPTRARVPGRTGSNPGASGPSSATVPPLPAFAPPADLGANCQYRPVPDPVSRPVNPPPSGRVPTTPAQIGAVISTNFGDISMQLANSESPCTVNSFVSLAKQQFFDNTQCARLISSPDGGSLLCGGPDVDGSGGPGYEFADEYPANQYPPDDPALRATVVYPRGTVVMATEGPNTSGSQFALIFKDSEMDPQSTVLGTIDQAGLETLDRIARAGIAGNRQSGAPTNPVTISSVRLS, from the coding sequence GTGGCGGCGAAGTCATTCGGGCAATACCAATTGCTGGAGGTCTTGGGACGCGGGGGCATGGGACAGGTCTACCGCGCCTACGACGCCACCACCGACCGGGTGGTCGCGCTGAAGGTGTTGCCGTCGAACCTGGCTGAGGATCTCGAGTTTCAGCAGCGGTTCCGGCGTGAGGCACGCATCGCCGCCAGCCTCAACGACCCGCACGTGGTGCCGATCCACGGTTACGGCGAGATCGATGGCCAGCTGTATGTCGACATGCGGCTGATCGAAGGCCGCGATCTGGTCGACTACATCGCCGAAAACGGTGGACGGCTCAGCCCCGAGCGGGCGGTCGCGGTCGTCGAACAAGTTGCGGCGGCGTTGGATAGCGCGCACGAGGCGGGATTGATCCACCGCGACATCAAGCCCAAGAACATCTTGGTCACCAGGGCACGGGATTTCGTCTACCTGATCGACTTCGGCATCGCGCGCAGCACGGCCGACACGTCCCTCACGCAGACCGGTCACACGATGGGCACCGTGGCGTATATGGCGCCCGAACGCTTCAGGGGCACAACGGATCACCGTGCCGACGTCTATTCGCTGGCCTGCGTCCTGCAGGAGTGCCTGACCGGGAAGCGTCCGTTCCCGGGCGAAAGCCTCGAAGAACAACTCAACGCGCACTTGAGCATTCCGCCGCCGCAGCCGTCGGCCGCCGTGCCCGGTGTGCCCCCGGCGCTGGACGCGGTGGTCGCGCGCGGGATGGCGAAGGACGCCGAACACCGCTACCAGTCGGTGATGGAACTCGCCGGGGCCGCCCGGGCTGGGCTGGCCGGCGCACCCCCGCCGCCCGCCGCGCCGCCACCGATTCCCGGCGCGCCGCCGCCGTATCACCCGCCGACGCACTCACGACGCCTGCTCATCGGCATCGTGGGCGCGTCGGCCCTGGCCCTCGCCGCGGTGGTGGCGTTGGTCATCGCATTGGTGGCCCAGAGTGACGGACCGGACGGCAGCCAGGCATCCAGCGCCCCGACGCGAGCCCGGGTGCCGGGCAGGACGGGATCGAATCCCGGTGCGAGCGGCCCGTCCTCGGCGACGGTGCCGCCGCTGCCCGCGTTCGCGCCGCCGGCCGACCTGGGCGCCAACTGCCAGTACCGGCCGGTGCCGGATCCGGTTTCGCGGCCCGTCAACCCACCGCCGTCGGGCCGGGTGCCCACCACCCCCGCGCAGATCGGCGCCGTCATCTCCACCAACTTCGGCGACATCTCCATGCAGCTCGCCAATTCCGAATCCCCGTGCACCGTCAACAGTTTCGTCAGCCTGGCCAAGCAGCAGTTCTTCGACAACACCCAGTGCGCCCGGCTGATCAGCTCGCCGGATGGCGGGTCGCTGTTGTGCGGCGGCCCGGACGTGGACGGTTCCGGTGGCCCCGGTTACGAATTCGCCGACGAGTACCCGGCGAACCAATACCCGCCCGATGATCCCGCGCTGCGGGCGACGGTGGTGTACCCGCGCGGCACCGTCGTCATGGCCACCGAGGGGCCCAACACCAGCGGCAGCCAATTCGCGTTGATCTTCAAGGACTCCGAGATGGACCCGCAGAGCACGGTGTTGGGCACGATCGACCAGGCGGGACTGGAGACACTCGACAGGATCGCCCGCGCCGGAATCGCCGGCAACCGGCAGAGCGGTGCCCCCACCAATCCTGTGACGATCAGCTCGGTGCGGCTGAGCTAG
- a CDS encoding RelA/SpoT family protein, with translation MADDNSAAQALDAPKVAESPAITQPMEAPEPPTESLKTSSSASRRVRARLARRMTAQRSTLNPVLEPLVAVHREIYPKANVSMLQRAFEVADQRHATQLRHSGDPYITHPLAVATILAELGMDTTTLVAALLHDTVEDTGYTLDALSEEFGEEVGHLVDGVTKLDRVVLGSAAEGETIRKMITAMARDPRVLVIKVADRLHNMRTMRFLPPEKQARKARETLEVIAPLAHRLGMASVKWELEDLSFAILHPKKYEEIVRLVAGRAPSRDTYLAKVRAEIVSTLGASKIKATVEGRPKHYWSIYQKMIVKGRDFDDIHDLVGIRILCDEIRDCYAAVGVVHSLWQPMAGRFKDYIAQPRYGVYQSLHTTVVGPEGKPLEVQIRTRDMHRTAEYGIAAHWRYKEAKGRNGLPHPHAAAEIDDMAWMRQLLDWQREAADPGEFLESLRYDLAVQEIFVFTPKGDVITLPTGSTPVDFAYAVHTEVGHRCIGARVNGRLVALERKLENGEVVEVFTSKAANAGPSRDWQQFVVSPRAKAKIRQWFAKERREEALEAGKDAMAREVRRGGLPLQRLVNGETLAAVARELHYIDVSALYTAIGEGHVSARHVVQRLLAEIGGIDQAEEDLAERSTPTTMLRRPRSSDDVGVSVPGAPGVLTKLAKCCTPVPGDQIMGFVTRGGGVSVHRTDCTNAASLQQQSERIIEVNWAPSPSSVFLVAIQVEALDRHRLLSDVTRVLADEKVNILSASVTTSGDRVAISRFTFEMGDPKHLGHLLNVVRNVEGVYDVYRVTSAA, from the coding sequence GTGGCGGATGACAACAGCGCGGCGCAAGCGCTCGACGCGCCCAAAGTCGCGGAGTCGCCAGCCATCACGCAGCCGATGGAGGCGCCGGAGCCGCCGACCGAATCCCTGAAGACGTCCAGCAGCGCGTCGCGGCGGGTCCGGGCGCGGCTGGCCCGGCGGATGACCGCGCAGCGCAGCACGCTCAACCCGGTGCTCGAGCCGCTGGTTGCGGTGCACCGGGAGATCTACCCGAAGGCGAACGTCTCGATGCTGCAGCGCGCCTTCGAGGTCGCCGACCAGCGCCACGCCACCCAGTTGCGCCACTCCGGCGACCCCTACATCACCCACCCGCTGGCGGTGGCCACCATCCTCGCCGAATTGGGCATGGACACCACGACTTTGGTGGCCGCCCTGCTGCACGACACCGTCGAGGACACCGGCTACACCCTGGACGCCTTGAGCGAGGAATTCGGGGAAGAGGTGGGCCATCTCGTCGACGGGGTGACGAAGCTGGACCGGGTGGTGCTGGGCAGCGCCGCCGAGGGCGAGACGATCCGCAAGATGATCACCGCGATGGCGCGCGATCCCCGCGTGCTGGTGATCAAGGTCGCCGACCGGCTGCACAACATGCGCACCATGCGGTTCCTGCCGCCGGAGAAGCAGGCCCGCAAGGCCCGCGAGACACTGGAAGTCATTGCGCCCCTTGCTCATCGGTTGGGGATGGCCAGCGTCAAGTGGGAATTGGAAGACCTGTCGTTCGCGATCTTGCATCCCAAGAAGTACGAGGAGATCGTCCGGCTGGTGGCGGGGCGCGCGCCGTCGCGGGACACCTACCTGGCCAAGGTGCGCGCCGAGATCGTCAGCACCTTGGGCGCGTCGAAGATCAAGGCGACGGTGGAGGGCCGCCCCAAGCACTACTGGTCGATCTACCAGAAGATGATCGTCAAGGGCCGAGACTTCGACGACATCCACGACCTGGTCGGCATCCGCATCCTGTGCGACGAGATCCGGGACTGCTATGCCGCGGTGGGCGTGGTGCATTCGCTGTGGCAGCCGATGGCCGGCCGGTTCAAGGACTACATCGCCCAACCCCGTTACGGCGTCTACCAATCGCTGCACACCACCGTCGTCGGGCCCGAGGGCAAGCCGCTGGAGGTGCAGATCCGCACCCGCGACATGCACCGCACCGCCGAATACGGCATCGCCGCGCACTGGCGCTACAAGGAGGCCAAGGGTCGCAACGGTCTTCCGCATCCGCACGCCGCCGCCGAGATCGACGATATGGCGTGGATGCGCCAGCTGCTCGACTGGCAACGGGAGGCCGCCGACCCCGGCGAGTTCCTCGAGTCGTTGCGGTATGACCTTGCGGTACAAGAGATCTTCGTGTTCACCCCCAAGGGTGACGTCATCACCCTGCCGACCGGCTCGACGCCGGTGGACTTCGCCTACGCCGTGCACACCGAGGTCGGCCACCGCTGCATCGGCGCCCGGGTCAACGGACGCCTGGTGGCGCTGGAACGCAAGCTGGAAAACGGCGAAGTCGTCGAGGTTTTCACCTCGAAGGCGGCCAACGCCGGGCCGTCGCGGGACTGGCAGCAGTTCGTGGTGTCACCGCGCGCCAAGGCCAAGATCCGGCAGTGGTTCGCCAAGGAGCGCCGCGAGGAGGCGCTCGAGGCCGGCAAGGACGCGATGGCCCGCGAGGTGCGTCGCGGCGGACTTCCCTTGCAGCGCTTGGTCAATGGCGAGACCCTGGCGGCGGTGGCCCGCGAGCTGCACTACATCGACGTGTCCGCCCTCTACACCGCGATCGGTGAGGGGCACGTGTCGGCCCGGCACGTCGTGCAGCGGCTCCTGGCCGAGATCGGCGGCATCGACCAGGCCGAGGAAGACCTCGCCGAACGCTCCACCCCGACGACCATGCTGCGGCGCCCCCGCAGCAGCGACGACGTCGGCGTCTCGGTCCCCGGCGCCCCGGGCGTGCTGACCAAGCTGGCGAAGTGCTGCACCCCGGTGCCCGGCGACCAGATCATGGGGTTCGTCACCCGCGGCGGCGGGGTCAGCGTGCACCGCACCGACTGCACCAACGCCGCCTCGCTGCAGCAGCAGTCCGAGCGCATCATCGAGGTGAATTGGGCGCCGTCGCCGTCGTCGGTGTTCCTGGTGGCCATCCAGGTCGAGGCGCTCGACCGGCACCGGCTGCTGTCGGACGTCACGCGTGTGCTGGCCGACGAGAAGGTCAACATCCTGTCCGCGTCGGTGACCACGTCCGGTGATCGAGTTGCCATCAGCCGGTTCACCTTTGAGATGGGTGACCCCAAGCACCTCGGCCACCTGCTGAACGTGGTGCGCAACGTCGAGGGTGTCTACGACGTGTACCGCGTGACGTCCGCGGCCTGA
- a CDS encoding adenine phosphoribosyltransferase: protein MTNVGGRTPVAELIASLTRKVADFPQPGIQFKDLTPVFADATAMTAITGAVAELASGADLVAGIEARGFLVAAAVADRLRTGVLAIRKAGKLPPPVHAERYDLEYGTATLEIPGEGIDLRGRNIVIVDDVLATGGTLAASARLLERAGANVVAAAVLFELGGLGGRDAVAPLPVHSLMCE, encoded by the coding sequence GTGACGAATGTCGGCGGGCGGACGCCCGTGGCCGAGCTGATCGCGTCGCTGACGCGCAAGGTGGCCGACTTCCCCCAGCCGGGGATCCAGTTCAAGGACCTCACCCCGGTGTTCGCCGACGCGACGGCGATGACGGCGATCACCGGCGCGGTGGCCGAGCTCGCGTCGGGCGCCGATCTGGTGGCCGGCATCGAGGCCCGGGGCTTTTTGGTGGCCGCGGCCGTCGCCGACCGGCTGCGGACGGGCGTGCTGGCCATCCGCAAGGCCGGGAAATTGCCGCCGCCGGTGCACGCCGAGCGGTACGACCTGGAATACGGCACCGCGACGCTGGAGATCCCCGGCGAGGGCATCGACCTGCGCGGACGCAACATCGTGATCGTCGATGACGTGCTGGCCACCGGCGGCACCCTGGCCGCATCCGCACGGCTGCTCGAGCGCGCCGGGGCGAACGTGGTGGCGGCGGCGGTGCTGTTCGAACTCGGCGGGCTGGGCGGCCGGGACGCGGTCGCACCGTTGCCGGTGCACAGCCTGATGTGCGAGTAG